One segment of Radiobacillus kanasensis DNA contains the following:
- the nagA gene encoding N-acetylglucosamine-6-phosphate deacetylase — protein MSTETTWIKNVDIYIETKIIERGSIIIRDGKIKQILTEGASPSDSVDTIVDGKGRNLIPGFIDGHIHGANGADVMDATEEALDTMAQVLPAEGTTSFLATTMTQSRANIDQALENIGMYANKPGYAEVIGVHLEGPFINIEKSGAQPVNHILKPNIEQFAEWQRLSGDKIKTITLAPECDEDHALIHYLAEKGVNISAGHTSAGFQEMQKAVEHGVSQVTHLANAMTGLHHRDVGVVGAAFLLEELRAELIADGIHISPEMIDIFYRNIGKERLMIITDALRAKCLQPGTYDLGGQSVTVTDQQATLENGTLAGSILKLRDGAKNVMRYTGAALQDVIEMTSVNPAKQIDVFDRKGSIEIGKDADVLLVDDELNIYRTYCRGVLSYSEGNEHANNGS, from the coding sequence ATGAGTACGGAAACGACTTGGATAAAAAATGTTGATATATATATAGAAACTAAAATTATAGAACGTGGATCCATCATCATTCGTGACGGTAAGATTAAGCAGATTTTAACAGAGGGTGCTTCGCCTTCCGATTCTGTCGATACCATCGTGGACGGGAAAGGACGTAACCTTATTCCCGGTTTTATCGATGGACATATTCACGGGGCAAATGGGGCCGACGTGATGGATGCAACAGAAGAAGCGTTGGATACCATGGCACAAGTTCTACCAGCGGAAGGAACGACTAGTTTTTTAGCCACAACCATGACGCAATCGAGAGCAAACATTGATCAAGCACTTGAAAATATCGGCATGTATGCCAATAAACCTGGTTACGCAGAAGTGATCGGCGTCCATCTAGAAGGGCCATTTATTAATATAGAAAAATCAGGTGCTCAGCCAGTGAATCACATATTGAAGCCAAATATTGAACAGTTTGCGGAATGGCAACGCTTGTCTGGGGACAAAATTAAGACGATTACGCTTGCACCAGAATGTGACGAAGATCATGCACTGATCCATTACCTAGCGGAAAAAGGTGTCAATATTTCTGCTGGACATACGAGTGCTGGTTTTCAAGAAATGCAAAAGGCAGTAGAGCATGGTGTCAGTCAGGTTACACACCTCGCAAATGCGATGACAGGCTTACATCATCGGGATGTTGGAGTAGTAGGTGCTGCTTTTCTATTGGAAGAGCTACGTGCAGAATTAATTGCGGATGGCATTCACATCTCACCAGAGATGATTGACATTTTTTATCGAAACATCGGAAAAGAACGGTTAATGATTATTACAGATGCATTGCGCGCAAAATGCCTACAACCAGGTACGTATGATTTAGGTGGACAGTCTGTTACCGTGACGGATCAGCAAGCTACCCTCGAAAACGGCACCTTAGCAGGGAGTATTTTGAAATTGAGAGATGGTGCTAAAAATGTCATGCGCTACACGGGTGCTGCATTGCAGGATGTGATTGAAATGACGTCCGTCAATCCAGCCAAACAGATAGATGTGTTTGATCGAAAGGGAAGTATTGAGATTGGAAAAGATGCAGATGTTTTACTTGTAGATGATGAGCTCAACATTTATCGAACTTATTGTCGCGGAGTACTAAGCTATTCGGAGGGAAACGAACATGCAAATAACGGAAGTTAA
- a CDS encoding GntR family transcriptional regulator — protein sequence MLNKNSPLPIYYQLEEEIRQLIQSEQLKPGELLPSEREYAELHGISRMTVRQAINNLASEGLLYRQKGKGTFVAERKFEQNLQGLTSFSEDMKARGLTPSSKLITFEEIVAPPDIAHKLHISDGDKVYLIQRIRLANNEPVAVEAIYTPKSIVGSLTKEDYAGSFYEFMEKKKGLQIGHADQELESALANTFEMEHLQIKDGDPILLMKRITHLSNDKPFEYVKSAYRADRYKFKLHLPR from the coding sequence ATGCTAAATAAAAACTCTCCTCTACCTATTTATTACCAACTTGAGGAAGAAATAAGACAATTAATTCAATCGGAACAATTAAAACCTGGTGAATTGCTGCCATCAGAACGAGAATATGCAGAGCTACACGGAATTAGTCGAATGACCGTAAGGCAGGCCATAAATAATTTAGCTTCTGAAGGGTTATTATATCGCCAAAAAGGAAAAGGAACTTTTGTAGCCGAGAGAAAATTCGAGCAAAATCTTCAAGGGTTAACGAGTTTTAGTGAGGATATGAAGGCAAGAGGCTTAACTCCTTCTAGTAAGCTTATAACTTTTGAGGAGATTGTGGCACCACCTGACATTGCCCATAAGCTACACATTTCTGATGGAGATAAAGTGTACCTTATTCAAAGAATTCGGTTAGCCAATAATGAGCCTGTAGCAGTGGAAGCCATTTATACTCCGAAATCGATTGTCGGATCCTTAACGAAGGAAGATTACGCGGGATCTTTCTATGAATTTATGGAGAAAAAGAAAGGACTCCAGATCGGTCATGCTGATCAAGAACTAGAGTCTGCTCTAGCCAATACGTTTGAAATGGAACACCTGCAAATCAAGGATGGCGATCCCATCTTACTCATGAAACGAATTACACACTTGTCCAACGATAAACCATTTGAATATGTAAAATCGGCTTATCGCGCAGATCGGTATAAATTTAAATTGCATTTGCCAAGGTAG
- a CDS encoding VanZ family protein, translated as MKKYLTWLLPISVMAIIFYSSHQPYEDQDIKPLLGEWLDFSFLIPFVDEISFVYHHSEVSTAALGIHGFIEFFIRKGAHVTIFCLLMLAFYIALSKTYRTSYWLPLFLTVIYAISDEFHQSLTPNRTPYVGDVILDTIGTSIGVLLISMVRKRKRSKLF; from the coding sequence ATGAAAAAATACTTGACTTGGTTGTTACCAATTAGTGTAATGGCAATTATTTTTTATTCGTCTCATCAGCCCTATGAGGACCAGGATATTAAACCGTTATTAGGGGAGTGGTTGGATTTTTCCTTTCTTATTCCTTTCGTTGATGAGATATCTTTTGTTTATCACCACTCTGAAGTAAGTACAGCGGCATTAGGTATTCATGGATTTATCGAATTTTTCATTCGAAAAGGAGCCCATGTAACGATTTTCTGCTTACTCATGCTTGCTTTTTATATAGCACTTTCGAAAACGTATCGGACAAGCTACTGGCTTCCATTGTTTTTAACGGTGATATACGCAATTTCAGATGAATTCCATCAGAGTTTAACCCCAAACCGAACGCCCTATGTAGGGGATGTTATATTAGATACCATCGGAACTAGTATAGGGGTTTTGCTTATCTCCATGGTTCGTAAACGAAAACGAAGCAAACTTTTTTGA
- a CDS encoding penicillin-binding transpeptidase domain-containing protein: protein MKKSWAIFVLIIMMFLIIGCSKDEVTPEEKMKQFVSEWNDQKYSNMYDMLSKEAQSSFPTDQVVDRYKKIYGDLGVQNLEVKYKKPDSEKEDKDREKVTLPFSVSMDSVAGPISFDYEATWVKTENKDEEINWVLQWDPGFIFPQLKDGGEIAFETEKPHRGEIFDRNQSGLAVNEVIYEIGVVPEKFGDNPEETKKKLAELLGMDVEAIDQALNTDWVEQNLFVPLKKVPTTNKELLEKLFALEPVIKRDTTGRMYPYGKATAHLTGYIGKITAEELEEVDSSLYSANDMIGKRGLEQLFENRLKGEAGVKILIQQEGKEDVVLAEKQVKHGENIQLTIDAELQKEIFTSYQDKSGTAAAINPKTGETLALVSSPAFDPNQLAYGISQKDWDTLQNDPQSPLLNRFAATFAPGSAIKPITAAIGLKAGTLDPDEGFEINGLDWQKDESWGNYKVTRVSTSNGPVDLEDALIRSDNIYFAMQGLKMGGKTLVDGLQSFGVGEDFSFTYPIEKSTVSEDGKLDSEVLLADTSYGQGQLQMSALHLATTYTSLLNDGNIIKPILETSETKSEVWKKEVVSSDTISILKDDLRKVVTASNGTAHAADVGNFNLAGKTGTAELKKAGEESGQENGWFVVYPESEDLILSMMVEHTEELGGSHFVVDRAVEIFQAIQ, encoded by the coding sequence ATGAAAAAAAGTTGGGCTATTTTTGTACTTATCATCATGATGTTCCTTATAATTGGATGTTCCAAAGATGAAGTAACTCCAGAAGAAAAGATGAAGCAATTTGTCTCGGAATGGAATGATCAAAAGTACTCGAACATGTATGACATGCTTTCAAAAGAAGCACAATCATCCTTTCCGACGGATCAAGTCGTAGATCGCTACAAAAAAATCTACGGAGACCTTGGGGTCCAAAATTTGGAAGTGAAGTATAAAAAACCTGATTCGGAAAAAGAAGACAAAGACCGTGAAAAGGTCACCTTGCCGTTCTCGGTAAGTATGGATTCTGTTGCTGGTCCAATCTCCTTCGATTATGAAGCGACCTGGGTCAAGACAGAAAATAAGGATGAAGAAATAAACTGGGTACTGCAATGGGATCCAGGCTTCATTTTCCCGCAATTAAAGGATGGTGGTGAAATCGCCTTCGAAACGGAAAAACCACATCGTGGAGAAATTTTTGACCGAAATCAAAGTGGATTAGCTGTTAACGAAGTTATTTATGAAATCGGCGTTGTTCCAGAAAAATTTGGTGACAATCCAGAAGAAACGAAAAAGAAGCTTGCTGAATTATTAGGTATGGATGTAGAAGCCATTGATCAAGCGTTGAATACGGATTGGGTTGAGCAAAACCTGTTCGTTCCACTCAAAAAGGTTCCAACAACCAACAAAGAGCTTCTTGAAAAATTATTCGCATTAGAGCCTGTGATTAAACGAGATACGACCGGTAGAATGTATCCGTACGGGAAAGCAACGGCTCATTTAACCGGTTATATTGGAAAAATCACAGCAGAAGAGCTGGAAGAAGTGGATAGTTCCCTTTATAGCGCTAACGATATGATTGGAAAACGAGGACTGGAACAGCTTTTCGAGAATCGACTAAAAGGAGAAGCTGGAGTTAAAATCCTTATTCAGCAAGAAGGAAAAGAAGATGTCGTGCTTGCAGAAAAACAAGTGAAACACGGAGAAAATATTCAATTAACCATTGATGCAGAGCTTCAAAAGGAAATATTTACGTCCTATCAGGATAAATCCGGAACAGCTGCAGCCATTAATCCTAAAACAGGAGAAACATTGGCATTAGTAAGTAGCCCTGCCTTTGATCCAAATCAGTTAGCATATGGTATTAGCCAAAAAGATTGGGATACGTTACAAAATGATCCACAATCGCCATTGTTGAATCGTTTTGCTGCTACCTTTGCACCTGGTTCTGCTATTAAACCAATCACCGCTGCCATTGGACTAAAAGCAGGCACACTTGACCCTGATGAAGGATTCGAGATAAATGGACTCGATTGGCAAAAGGATGAATCGTGGGGGAATTATAAAGTAACACGAGTGTCTACTTCAAATGGACCCGTCGATTTAGAAGATGCTCTTATACGATCCGATAATATTTATTTTGCCATGCAAGGATTAAAAATGGGTGGCAAAACGTTAGTAGATGGCCTTCAATCATTCGGGGTTGGAGAAGATTTTTCATTTACTTATCCGATTGAAAAGTCCACTGTTTCGGAGGATGGAAAGTTAGATTCAGAAGTTTTGTTGGCAGACACAAGCTATGGGCAAGGACAACTGCAAATGAGTGCACTACATTTAGCAACCACCTATACGTCGCTTCTGAATGATGGCAATATCATTAAACCTATTTTAGAAACTAGTGAAACAAAAAGTGAAGTTTGGAAAAAAGAAGTGGTATCCTCTGATACGATTTCTATCTTAAAGGATGATTTACGTAAGGTCGTTACAGCATCCAATGGTACCGCACATGCTGCGGATGTTGGAAATTTTAATCTAGCTGGAAAAACAGGAACTGCGGAACTGAAAAAAGCCGGGGAAGAATCCGGACAAGAAAATGGCTGGTTTGTCGTTTATCCAGAATCAGAAGACCTCATTCTGTCAATGATGGTTGAACATACAGAAGAATTAGGCGGTAGTCATTTCGTCGTAGATAGAGCAGTAGAAATCTTTCAAGCTATCCAATAA